A window from Neodiprion fabricii isolate iyNeoFabr1 chromosome 2, iyNeoFabr1.1, whole genome shotgun sequence encodes these proteins:
- the LOC124175628 gene encoding uncharacterized protein LOC124175628 — translation MISEPRASSRETETTQFPEFSQIRNSDRVPALLTKSKGSSDVRESSVTDAWLSANWSWIRESREKGDSDGWRTKLSLRTYEVVRRPGRARDEFRCRLPKHAPPPIRTANGAPSVPHAARNQLQCVPVSLRRSRFPSLTTIDSSIRELVQAPLPWTTLADLQREEPLPRIGFLQQVNAGPEGMNDSAERHRR, via the exons ATGATCAGCGAACCGCGTGCTTCTTCACGAGAGACTGAAACCACTCAGTTTCCAGAATTTTCGCAGATCAGAAACAGCGATCGAGTCCCTGCTCTTCTCACTAAATCCAAGGGTAGCAGTGACGTTCGAGAAAGCTCAGTGACGGACGCTTGGCTCAGCGCTAATTGGTCCTGG ATCCGAGAATCGCGCGAGAAAGGGGATTCGGACGGCTGGCGCACGAAGCTCTCGCTCCGCACGTATGAAGTCGTTCGAAGACCAGGCCGAGCTCGAGACGAGTTCAGATGCCGTTTGCCGAAGCACGCTCCTCCACCCATACGGACGGCGAACGGAGCACCCAGCGTTCCACACGCAGCTCGCAATCAG CTTCAGTGCGTTCCCGTCTCGCTTCGTAGAAGCCGATTTCCCAGCCTGACCACAATAGACTCTTCAATTAGAGAGCTCGTCCAGGCGCCGCTTCCGTGGACCACACTCGCCGATCTCCAACGCGAGGAGCCGCTTCCACGGATTGGCTTCCTTCAACAGGTGAACGCAGGTCCCGAAGGCATGAACGACAGCGCCGAGAG